One segment of Arvicanthis niloticus isolate mArvNil1 chromosome 5, mArvNil1.pat.X, whole genome shotgun sequence DNA contains the following:
- the Kif17 gene encoding kinesin-like protein KIF17 isoform X1: protein MASESVKVVVRCRPMNKRERELSCQSVVTVDCARGQCFIQNPGAADEPPKQFTFDGAYYIEHFTEQIYNEIAYPLVEGVTEGYNGTIFAYGQTGSGKSFTMQGLPDPPCQRGIIPRAFEHVFESVQCAENTKFLVRASYLEIYNEDVRDLLGADTKQRLELKEHPEKGVYVKGLSMHTVHNVAQCERVMETGWKNRAVGYTLMNKDSSRSHSIFTINIEIYAVDERGKDHLRAGKLNLVDLAGSERQSKTGATGERLKEATKINLSLSALGNVISALVDGRCKHIPYRDSKLTRLLQDSLGGNTKTLMVACLSPADNNYDETLSTLRYANRAKNIKNKPRINEDPKDALLREYQEEIKRLKAILAQQMGPGNLSALLSTQTPPGPVQSEEKLLSPTTVQQDTEAEKQMIREEYEERLARLKADYEAEQESRVRLQEDITAMRNSYDVKLSTLQENLRKEKETEAVLKAEVLCKTEVMSRAELASGPEYSPPLQYETAVKPTILSMPDALSSGEVTRSQAPPASEEPLMELSRSEVSFESNESSTLEDSSMSEAFPGPEELSNVEFSMPGALTESRYYSDEYLSPEAAASLLETEHCAQEDEPSLEPLRILATLQDPFAEVEAKLARLSSTVAMTDSSQTVVPQIPEQLPEQQPSSSDLLEPSDTKSEADVADNVLLRTEPDLSLKVAEEVVSEAETGVWMESEAHVAQVAQVSEEAQPQPLLAMASVRRESVGVEVAVLTEELQPVDQQQVLARLQMLEQQVVGGEQAKNKDLKEKHKRRKRYADERKKQLVAALQNSDEDSGDWVLLNVYDSIQEEVRAKSKLLEKMQKKLRAAEVEIKDLQSEFQLEKIDYLATIRRQERDSMLLQQLLEQVQPLIRRDCNYSNLEKIRRESSWDEDNGFWKIPDPIILKTSLPVAVPTGTQNKPARKTSAVDSGEPHMQEEDRYKLMLSRSDSENIASNYFRSKRASQILSTDPMKSLTYHNSPPGLNSSLSNNSALPPAQTPEMPQPRPFRLESLDIPFSKAKRKKSKSSFGGEPL from the exons ATGGCCTCGGAGTCAGTGAAGGTGGTCGTGCGCTGCCGACCCATGAACAAGCGCGAGCGCGAACTGAGCTGCCAGTCGGTGGTGACGGTGGACTGCGCGCGCGGCCAATGCTTCATTCAGAACCCGGGAGCGGCGGACGAACCCCCAAAGCAGTTCACTTTCGATGGCGCCTACTACATAGAACACTTCACCGAGCAGATCTACAACGAGATCGCCTACCCGCTGGTGGAG GGTGTCACTGAGGGCTACAATGGTACCATTTTTGCCTATGGCCAGACAGGCAGTGGGAAGTCCTTCACCATGCAGGGACTGCCAGATCCCCCCTGCCAGAGAGGCATCATTCCCAGAGCCTTCGAGCACGTGTTTGAGAGCGTTCAG tGTGCAGAAAACACCAAGTTCCTAGTGCGGGCTTCCTATCTGGAGATCTACAATGAAGATGTCCGTGACCTTCTGGGCGCTGACACCAAGCAGAGGCTAGAG CTGAAGGAGCATCCCGAGAAGGGAGTGTATGTCAAGGGGCTGTCCATGCACACGGTACACAATGTGGCCCAGTGCGAACGCGTCATGGAGACTGGCTGGAAGAACCGTGCCGTTGGCTACACCCTGATGAATAAGGACTCCTCTCGGTCACACTCCATTTTCACCATTAACATCGAGATCTATGCCGTGG aTGAGCGGGGTAAGGACCATCTTCGAGCAGGCAAGCTCAATCTGGTAGACCTGGCTGGCAGTGAGCGGCAATCCAAGACTGGGGCCACAGGGGAAAGGCTGAAGGAGGCCACCAAGATTAACCTGTCACTGTCCGCGCTGGGCAACGTCATCTCGGCCCTGGTGGATGGACGCTGCAAGCATATTCCTTACCGGGACTCGAAGCTGACTCGACTACTTCAGGACTCACTGGGTGGGAACACCAAGACTCTGATGGTGGCTTGCCTATCTCCCGCTGACAACAATTATGACGAGACCCTCAGCACACTGCGCTATGCCAACAGGGCCAAGAATATCAAGAACAAGCCACGCATTAATGAAGACCCCAAGGATGCCCTGCTTCGAGAGTACCAGGAGGAGATCAAGAGGCTGAAGGCTATCCTGGCCCAGCAAATGGGCCCTGGCAACCTGTCAG ccctgctgtcCACTCAGACACCCCCAGGCCCAGTCCAGTCTGAGGAGAAGCTGCTGTCCCCCACTACTGTCCAGCAGGACACGGAGGCTGAGAAGCAGATGATCCGGGAG GAGTATGAGGAGCGCCTGGCCCGCCTAAAGGCTGACTATGAGGCAGAGCAAGAGTCTCGGGTCCGGCTGCAGGAGGACATCACCGCCATGCGTAACTCATATGACGTGAAGCTGTCCACGCTGCAGGAGAATCTGCGCAAAGAGAAGGAGACAG AGGCCGTTCTCAAGGCAGAAGTCCTGTGTAAGACAGAGGTCATGTCCAGGGCTGAGTTAGCCAGCGGACCCGAGTACTCACCTCCTTTGCAGTACGAGACTGCAGTGAAGCCCACCATCCTGTCCATGCCTGACGCGCTGTCCAGTGGCGAGGTCACCAGGAGCCAAGCTCCCCCCGCGTCTGAGGAGCCCCTTATGGAGCTCTCCCGGTCAGAGGTTTCTTTTGAGTCCAATGAGTCATCCACCCTCGAAGACTCCTCCATGTCAGAGGCCTTCCCTGGACCCGAGGAGCTTTCCAACGTTGAGTTCTCCATGCCCGGGGCGCTGACTGAGAGCAGGTACTACTCTGATGAGTATCTCAGCCCAGAGGCTGCTGCATCTCTGCTGGAGACAGAGCACTGTGCCCAGGAGGATGAGCCGTCACTGGAGCCCCTGCGGATACTGGCAACCCTGCAGGATCCCTTTGCTGAAGTGGAGGCCAAGCTGGCCAGGCTGTCCTCTACTGTGGCCATGACGGACTCATCCCAGACGGTCGTCCCCCAGATCCCTGAGCAGCTCCCTGAGCAG CAGCCATCCTCCAGTGACCTGCTGGAGCCCAGCGACACCAAGTCAGAAGCTGATGTGGCTGACAATGTCCTTCTCAGGACT GAGCCTGATCTAAGCCTGAAAGTGGCTGAGGAGGTGGTTTCTGAGGCAGAGACTGGGGTGTGGATGGAGTCTGAAGCCCATGTGGCCCAGGTGGcccaggtgtctgaggaggcccAGCCTCAGCCTTTGCTGGCCATGGCAAGCGTGAGAAGGGAGAGTGTAGGTGTGGAAGTGGCTGTGTTGACCGAGGAGCTGCAACCTGTGGATCAACAGCAGGTGCTGGCCCG CTTGCAGATGCTGGAGCAGCAGGTGGTGGGGGGCGAGCAGGCTAAAAACAAGGACCTGAAGGAGAAGCACAAGCGGCGGAAGCGGTATGCTGACGAGCGCAAGAAGCAGCTGGTGGCCGCCCTGCAGAACTCAGACGAGGACAGTGGGGACTGGGTGCTGCTTAATGTCTATGACTCTATCCAGGAGGAGGTGCGGGCCAAGAGCAAGCTGCTAGAGAAGATGCAGAAGAAG CTCCGGGCAGCAGAGGTAGAAATCAAGGACCTGCAGTCAGAGTTCCAGCTGGAGAAGATTGATTACCTGGCAACCATCCGCCGGCAGGAGCGGGACTCCATGCTTCTCCAGCAGCTCCTGGAGCAGGTGCAGCCTCTCATCCGCAGAGACTGTAACTATAGCAACCTGGAGAAGATAAGGCGAGAGTCGAGCTGGGATGAGGATAACGGCTTCTGGAAGATCCCAGATCCCATCATACTGAAAACCAGCCTCCCAGTAG CAGTTCCAACTGGGACACAGAACAAGCCAGCTCGAAAAacctctgcagtggacagtggcgAGCCACACATG CAGGAGGAAGACAGGTATAAGCTGATGCTTAGCCGAAGCGACAGTGAGAACATCGCTAGCAACTACTTCCGGTCCAAGCGGGCCAGCCAGATCCTCAGCACAGACCCCATGAAGAGCCTCA